The following coding sequences are from one Ornithodoros turicata isolate Travis chromosome 1, ASM3712646v1, whole genome shotgun sequence window:
- the LOC135377627 gene encoding cilia- and flagella-associated protein 298-B-like, producing the protein MKLKVKSGTVTFLVESSSETLLSELLPKLANIYRGIMHIQHLCSEIEKLANHMMAEKSCQSKSCAFSPQDAAQTILKVTTEAQARVSNSQQESGTCVSESLIFNTVEMLKNTVSATALDVESSGKILESLSAKNLEMYLPDEDVHLWWAGKELTRGKKLSDFVGKNEKTTILAVLGPRAPIKEMGNSSPAQADFLLSQLKRQHEVQFLEASTNVDTKSLQKAVQGLGEIKWKP; encoded by the coding sequence ATGAAACTCAAGGTAAAGTCTGGCACTGTGACTTTCCTGGTCGAAAGTAGCTCAGAAACTCTCTTGTCTGAACTACTTCCTAAGTTGGCCAACATATATAGGGGAATAATGCATATACAGCACCTATGCAGTGAAATAGAGAAGCTGGCAAATCACATGATGGCAGAAAAATCTTGCCAATCCAAGAGTTGTGCATTCAGCCCCCAAGATGCTGCACAGACAATCCTGAAGGTTACCACCGAGGCCCAAGCTAGAGTATCAAATAGCCAGCAAGAATCTGGAACATGTGTGTCTGAAAGCCTCATCTTTAACACTGTGGAAATGCTAAAGAACACTGTTTCAGCTACTGCACTCGATGTTGAAAGCTCTGGGAAAATTTTGGAAAGCCTCTCTGCAAAAAATCTAGAAATGTACCTTCCAGATGAGGATGTTCATTTGTGGTGGGCTGGGAAAGAGTTGACAAGAGGTAAAAAATTGTCAGACTTTGtgggtaaaaatgaaaagacaaCTATACTGGCAGTGCTAGGTCCAAGAGCACCCATTAAAGAAATGGGAAATAGTAGCCCAGCCCAAGCAGATTTTCTGCTTTCGCAGCTTAAAAGGCAGCACGAAGTGCAGTTTTTAGAAGCCAGCACCAATGTGGATACAAAATCTCTCCAAAAAGCAGTTCAAGGACTTGGTGAAATAAAGTGGAAGCCATAA
- the LOC135377626 gene encoding actin-related protein 3, which yields MANRLPAIVIDNGTGYTKLGFAGNKEPQFIIPSAIAIRESAKIGDQATRRLTKGIDDLDFFIGDEALDAAGYSVKYPIRHGIVEDWDLMERFWEQSIFKYLRAEPEDHHFLLTEPPLNTPENREYTAEIMFESFNVPGLYIAVQAVLALAASWTSRQMGERTLTGLVIDSGDGVTHCIPVAEGYVIGSCIKHIPIAGRNVTYFIQNLLREREVGIPPEQSLETAKAIKEKLCYICPDIAKEFSKYDQEPGKWIKCFKGMNAVTKQPFSVEVGYERFLGPEIFFHPEFSNPDFTTPISEIVDTCIQSCPIDVRRPLYKNIVLSGGSTMFRDFGRRLQRDLKRVVDARLKFSEVLSGGRITPKPMDVQVISHHMQRYAVWFGGSMLASTPEFYQVCHTKKDYEECGPSICRHNPVFGAMT from the exons ATGGCCAACCGACTACCTGCCATCGTGATAGATAATGGCACAGG GTACACAAAGCTTGGTTTTGCTGGAAACAAGGAGCCACAATTCATCATTCCATCTG CTATTGCAATACGAGAGAGTGCCAAGATTGGTGATCAAGCTACGAGACGACTTACCAAGGGTATTGATGACCTTGACTTCTTCATTGGCGATGAGGCTTTAGATGCTGCAGGTTATTCCGTGAAG TATCCAATCCGCCATGGTATCGTCGAAGACTGGGACCTTATGGAGCGGTTCTGGGAGCAGTCGATATTCAAGTACCTGAGAGCAGAACCTGAAGACCACCATTTCCTACTG ACGGAACCACCTCTCAACACTCCAGAGAACCGAGAGTATACAGCGGAAATTATGTTTGAATCCTTCAATGTGCCAGGCCTTTACATAGCTGTGCAGGCTGTGCTGGCTTTGGCTGCTTCTTGGACGTCTCGTCAGATGGGAGAGCGAACCTTGACAGGTTTGGTGATAGACTCCGGCGATGGTGTTACACACTGCATTCCAGTT GCTGAAGGTTATGTAATTGGAAGTTGCATCAAGCACATTCCAATCGCTGGACGCAACGTAACCTATTTCATCCAGAACCTCCTGCGAGAAAGGGAGGTTGGCATTCCTCCTGAGCAATCAttggaaactgccaaagccatAAAG GAGAAGCTGTGTTACATCTGTCCAGACATTGCTAAGGAGTTCTCGAAGTACGATCAGGAGCCCGGTAAATGGATCAAATGCTTTAAGGGCATGAATGCAGTCACAAAGCAGCCCTTTAGTGTAGAAGTTGGCTACGAGAGATTCCTTGGGCCCGAAATATTTTTCCATCCTGAG TTTTCCAATCCAGATTTCACAACTCCTATATCAGAAATTGTTGATACCTGCATACAGAGCTGTCCGATAGATGTGAGACGTCCGCTGTACAAG AACATCGTCCTGTCTGGAGGGTCTACTATGTTTCGTGACTTTGGTCGCCGTCTTCAGCGAGACCTGAAGCGTGTTGTGGATGCCAGACTCAAATTTAGCGAAGTGCTCAGCGGTGGTCGCATCACG cCGAAGCCAATGGATGTCCAAGTCATCTCGCACCACATGCAGCGATATGCAGTCTGGTTTGGTGGCAGTATGCTGGCTTCTACA CCTGAATTTTACCAAGTCTGCCACACAAAGAAAGACTATGAAGAATGTGGTCCAAGCATCTGCCGCCACAACCCAGTCTTTGGTGCCATGACATAG
- the LOC135397469 gene encoding pre-miRNA 5'-monophosphate methyltransferase-like isoform X1: MSSLLFREMYTQAPGAAKYGNFINYYQFNKPEERVRLLPENFVVRAWTNKHRIVALDIGCNTGELTICLYKYLTSSEGTDVHVLGIDLDAELIQRAQQSNPFPNSVHYMCLDVMDEHCQPTLLTYLKKLQQTHFDITFCFSVTMWIHLNHGDVGLKSFLETTCRYTDFLLLEAQTWKCYRNASRRMRREGKKEFQNLDSLSMNINVVENIRDYIEGKCNMDVYQCFGETVWNRRVTLYKKKLCS, translated from the exons ATGAGCAGTCTGCTATTTAGAGAGATGTACACTCAAGCTCCAGGTGCTGCGAAATATGGAAATTTTATCAATTACTACCAATTTAACAAGCCAGAAGAACGTGTCAGACTCCTTCCGGAAAACTTTGTGGTGCGCGCTTGGACGAACAAACACAGAATTGTGGCACTTGATATAGGATGCAATACCGGT GAGCTAACAATATGCCTGTACAAGTACCTGACCAGCAGTGAAGGAACTGACGTGCACGTTCTGGGCATAGACCTCGATGCTGAGCTGATCCAGCGTGCGCAACAGTCGAACCCATTTCCAAATTCAGTGCACTACATGTGCTTGGATGTTATGGATGAACATTGCCAACCTACCCTTCTTACATATCTCAAAAAGTTACAGCAGACACACTTCGACATTACATTTTGCTTCTCTGTGACAATGTGGATTCACCTCAATCACGGCGACGTAGGACTAAAAAGCTTTTTGGAAACAACATGCAGATACACAGATTTTCTGCTTCTTGAAGCACAGACCTGGAAATGTTACAGGAATGCATCAAGGCGTATGAgaagagaggggaaaaaagaatTTCAAAATCTTGATTCATTGAGTATGAATATTAACGTTGTTGAAAATATCAGAGACTatattgaaggaaaatgcaatATGGATGTCTATCAGTGCTTTGGTGAAACAGTGTGGAACAGAAGAGTGAccttatataaaaaaaagctgTGCTCTTAA
- the LOC135397469 gene encoding pre-miRNA 5'-monophosphate methyltransferase-like isoform X2, which translates to MQYRCKTELTICLYKYLTSSEGTDVHVLGIDLDAELIQRAQQSNPFPNSVHYMCLDVMDEHCQPTLLTYLKKLQQTHFDITFCFSVTMWIHLNHGDVGLKSFLETTCRYTDFLLLEAQTWKCYRNASRRMRREGKKEFQNLDSLSMNINVVENIRDYIEGKCNMDVYQCFGETVWNRRVTLYKKKLCS; encoded by the exons ATGCAATACCGGTGTAAGACG GAGCTAACAATATGCCTGTACAAGTACCTGACCAGCAGTGAAGGAACTGACGTGCACGTTCTGGGCATAGACCTCGATGCTGAGCTGATCCAGCGTGCGCAACAGTCGAACCCATTTCCAAATTCAGTGCACTACATGTGCTTGGATGTTATGGATGAACATTGCCAACCTACCCTTCTTACATATCTCAAAAAGTTACAGCAGACACACTTCGACATTACATTTTGCTTCTCTGTGACAATGTGGATTCACCTCAATCACGGCGACGTAGGACTAAAAAGCTTTTTGGAAACAACATGCAGATACACAGATTTTCTGCTTCTTGAAGCACAGACCTGGAAATGTTACAGGAATGCATCAAGGCGTATGAgaagagaggggaaaaaagaatTTCAAAATCTTGATTCATTGAGTATGAATATTAACGTTGTTGAAAATATCAGAGACTatattgaaggaaaatgcaatATGGATGTCTATCAGTGCTTTGGTGAAACAGTGTGGAACAGAAGAGTGAccttatataaaaaaaagctgTGCTCTTAA